One stretch of Novosphingobium pentaromativorans US6-1 DNA includes these proteins:
- a CDS encoding alpha-amylase family glycosyl hydrolase: MATCLLAQTASAAPAAQSDFRARKPEQEVIYFVLPDRFENGDRSNDKGGLKGDRFSTGFDPADKAFYHGGDLKGLMQRLDYIQRLGATAIWVGPIFKNKPVQGPEGNKSAGYHGYWITDFTQVDPHFGTNADFKALVDAAHARGMKVYMDIIANHTADVIQYREGKEGNYAYRSKADYPYSTHGDASGKAINPGFAGDDVATPRNWAKLTDPSFAYTPFVPKAEKNVKVPAWLNDPIYYHNRGDTNWKGESSQYGDFVGLDDLATENPRVVEGMIAIYGDWIDRFGIDGFRIDTARHVNPEFWRAFVPAMLSRARQKGIPNFHIFGEVATGEYDPALLASWTRNAGLPAVLDFAFMHAVIAAVDGKAGTQELARLGEDDALYQGGAQAALQLPTFLGNHDAGRFTYFIRKANPGIAPEDLLARVELGHAMLLTLRGVPTIYYGDEQGFGGEGGDQLSRQDMFPSRTAIYNADSLVGTDDTSAASNFDESHPLYRFIAKLAALRVKTPALTSGTTRLRATSEGPGLFAVSRFDPDTGKEVLLAFNTSAEPISAQVSVETGSLKFKTLAGAGCPSMATAPGSAAVSLPPLGFAVCAADD, from the coding sequence ATGGCCACATGCCTGCTTGCACAGACGGCCTCTGCCGCTCCGGCGGCACAGAGCGATTTTCGCGCGCGCAAGCCCGAGCAGGAAGTGATCTACTTCGTTCTGCCAGACCGCTTCGAGAACGGCGATCGGTCGAACGACAAGGGCGGGTTGAAGGGCGACAGGTTCTCGACCGGTTTCGATCCGGCGGACAAGGCCTTCTACCACGGCGGCGACCTCAAGGGCCTGATGCAGCGGCTCGACTATATCCAGCGCCTTGGCGCGACGGCGATATGGGTCGGCCCGATTTTCAAGAACAAGCCCGTGCAGGGCCCGGAAGGAAACAAGAGCGCAGGGTATCACGGCTACTGGATCACCGACTTCACGCAAGTCGATCCCCATTTCGGCACCAATGCCGATTTCAAGGCCCTCGTCGATGCGGCCCATGCGCGCGGGATGAAGGTCTACATGGACATCATCGCCAATCACACCGCCGACGTCATCCAGTACCGTGAAGGCAAGGAGGGAAACTACGCCTATCGCAGCAAGGCGGACTATCCCTATTCGACCCATGGCGATGCCAGCGGCAAGGCGATCAACCCGGGCTTTGCCGGTGACGACGTGGCGACGCCTCGGAACTGGGCGAAGCTGACCGATCCGTCGTTCGCCTACACGCCCTTCGTGCCCAAGGCCGAAAAGAACGTGAAGGTTCCCGCCTGGCTCAACGATCCGATCTACTACCACAATCGCGGCGACACGAACTGGAAGGGCGAATCCTCGCAATACGGCGATTTCGTCGGGCTGGACGACCTGGCGACCGAGAATCCGCGCGTCGTGGAAGGGATGATCGCGATCTACGGGGACTGGATCGACCGGTTCGGCATAGACGGCTTTCGCATCGACACGGCCAGACACGTCAATCCGGAATTCTGGCGCGCCTTCGTTCCCGCGATGCTTTCGCGCGCGCGACAGAAAGGCATCCCCAATTTTCATATCTTCGGGGAAGTCGCGACGGGTGAATACGACCCGGCACTGCTGGCGAGCTGGACGCGCAATGCCGGTCTGCCCGCCGTGCTCGACTTCGCTTTCATGCACGCCGTCATCGCTGCTGTGGACGGCAAGGCGGGGACGCAGGAACTGGCGCGGCTGGGAGAAGACGATGCACTCTACCAGGGCGGAGCGCAGGCGGCGTTGCAACTGCCCACGTTCCTCGGCAACCACGATGCCGGGCGCTTCACCTACTTCATCAGGAAGGCCAATCCCGGGATCGCGCCTGAAGACCTGCTGGCGCGCGTAGAGCTGGGCCACGCCATGCTGCTGACTTTGCGCGGCGTGCCGACGATCTACTATGGTGACGAGCAGGGTTTCGGGGGCGAGGGCGGCGACCAGCTATCGCGGCAGGACATGTTCCCCTCGCGCACCGCGATCTACAATGCGGACAGCCTGGTCGGCACAGACGACACGAGCGCAGCATCGAACTTCGACGAGAGCCATCCGCTCTACAGGTTCATCGCGAAACTCGCAGCGCTGCGGGTGAAGACGCCTGCCTTGACCTCCGGCACCACCAGGCTGCGCGCAACGTCGGAAGGCCCGGGGCTCTTCGCCGTCTCTCGCTTCGATCCCGACACCGGAAAGGAAGTGCTGCTGGCCTTCAATACCTCGGCCGAACCCATCTCCGCGCAAGTCTCTGTCGAGACCGGTTCGCTCAAGTTCAAGACGCTGGCCGGCGCAGGGTGTCCTTCCATGGCAACGGCCCCGGGCAGCGCCGCCGTTTCCCTTCCGCCGCTGGGTTTTGCCGTCTGCGCGGCTGACGACTGA
- a CDS encoding alpha-amylase family glycosyl hydrolase — MTDDIISSPPAATGQAEWWRGAAIYQIYPRSFADSNGDGVGDLPGITSRLDYVASLGVEAIWISPFYASPMADFGYDISDYRAVDPIFGTLEDFDELVARADALGLKVIVDQVYAHTSDKHVWFEQSRASRENPFADWYVWADPKPDGSPPNNWQSVFGGPSWCWDARRRQYYLHNFLPQQPQLNVHNPRVQEALLDVARFWLDRGVSGFRIDALNFTMHDPLLRDNPPAPEDGKLRTRSFDYQLQTYNQSHADIPQFIEKLQALIASYPGTFSLAEVGGRNAEREMREFTAGAKRLDSAYGFDFLYADAISPSLVESALEGWSEQQSAGWPSWAFENHDAPRALSRWCKAQDRAAFARMKAMLLASLRGNPIVYQGEELGLLQVDVPFEMLQDPEAIANWPLTLSRDGARTPMPWQGDDAAGGFTSAQPWLPLGEENLARAVDRQQDDPQSLLSLTRHLIAVRRSNAPLRRGSCEVLLAVETRLVLRRECEGQGILALFNMSAEPAAWPVEVPTQANVVAAVNGAEPGTLPAWGALWIN; from the coding sequence ATGACAGACGATATCATTTCATCCCCCCCTGCTGCGACCGGGCAAGCGGAATGGTGGCGCGGAGCCGCCATTTACCAGATCTACCCGCGCAGCTTCGCCGATTCCAACGGCGATGGCGTAGGAGACCTGCCGGGGATTACCTCGCGGCTCGATTACGTGGCCTCGCTTGGCGTCGAGGCGATCTGGATCTCTCCGTTCTACGCCTCGCCGATGGCCGACTTCGGATACGACATCTCTGACTATCGGGCGGTCGATCCGATTTTCGGCACGCTGGAGGATTTCGATGAGCTGGTCGCCCGTGCGGACGCACTTGGCCTGAAGGTCATCGTCGACCAGGTCTATGCTCATACATCGGACAAGCATGTCTGGTTCGAACAGAGCCGCGCAAGCCGGGAAAATCCCTTCGCCGACTGGTACGTATGGGCCGATCCCAAGCCCGACGGCTCTCCGCCCAACAACTGGCAATCGGTGTTCGGCGGACCTTCGTGGTGCTGGGACGCGCGGCGCCGCCAGTATTACCTGCACAATTTCCTGCCGCAGCAACCGCAGCTCAACGTGCACAATCCCAGGGTTCAGGAGGCGCTGCTCGATGTCGCGCGGTTCTGGCTCGACCGGGGCGTTTCCGGCTTTCGCATCGACGCGCTCAACTTCACGATGCACGATCCCCTGCTGCGCGACAATCCGCCCGCACCGGAGGACGGCAAGCTGCGCACGCGCTCGTTCGATTACCAGCTGCAGACCTACAACCAGTCTCACGCTGATATCCCGCAGTTCATCGAAAAGCTGCAGGCGCTGATCGCCAGCTACCCAGGTACGTTCTCGCTCGCCGAAGTCGGCGGTCGAAACGCCGAACGCGAAATGCGCGAGTTCACGGCAGGGGCCAAGCGGCTCGACAGTGCTTACGGGTTCGACTTCCTCTACGCCGACGCGATCTCTCCCTCGCTCGTCGAAAGCGCTCTCGAAGGTTGGTCCGAGCAGCAATCCGCCGGGTGGCCGAGCTGGGCCTTCGAAAATCACGATGCCCCGCGCGCCCTCTCACGCTGGTGCAAGGCGCAGGATCGCGCGGCTTTCGCGCGGATGAAGGCGATGCTGCTGGCCTCGCTGAGGGGCAATCCGATCGTCTACCAGGGTGAGGAACTGGGCCTGCTGCAGGTCGATGTGCCTTTCGAAATGCTGCAGGACCCCGAGGCCATCGCGAACTGGCCGCTGACCCTCTCACGCGATGGCGCACGCACGCCGATGCCATGGCAGGGCGATGATGCCGCTGGCGGGTTCACCAGCGCACAGCCGTGGCTTCCGCTGGGTGAAGAGAACCTCGCGCGCGCAGTGGACCGGCAGCAGGACGACCCGCAATCGCTGCTTAGCCTGACCCGCCACCTGATTGCCGTGCGGCGCAGTAATGCGCCCTTGCGGCGGGGTTCATGCGAGGTTCTGTTGGCCGTCGAAACCCGCCTCGTGCTGCGCCGCGAATGCGAGGGGCAGGGCATCCTGGCCCTGTTCAACATGAGCGCCGAGCCGGCCGCATGGCCGGTCGAGGTGCCGACGCAGGCCAATGTTGTCGCCGCCGTCAATGGAGCAGAGCCCGGCACCTTGCCTGCCTGGGGCGCGCTCTGGATCAACTGA
- a CDS encoding glycoside hydrolase family 97 protein, which yields MKPTRILAVAGFCLAAICANGAAAQEERPSVTASSPDGSLVLSVTTDNDARPTWSLSRKGKLLIAPSKLGFVLTDGLNMVRGFSISGSEKASADDTWEQPWGERRFVRDHYNEVVVRFQQSQVQGARRMNVRFRLFDNGIGFRYELPEQPALKTMRIAEETTEFDIVPKGKAWWIPGGEWNRYEQVYQETPIDAVSTAHTPITMRLDDGTHLSFHEAALVDYAGYWFKRASGQLFRTELAPGSDSAKVVRDLPFATPWRTVRIANDAAGLVENDLELNLNEPNKLGDVSWFKPARYIGIWWGMIRGDWSWAEGPRHGATTKRTKQYIDYAAQHGFRGVLVEGWNKGWNGDWFGHGDDFSFTQPTPDFDLEGLSAYAARKGVHLIGHHETGGNIANYEPQLDDAMALYGKLGVDVVKTGYVADAGGIIAPGNKPGETKMVWHDGQRMVNHYLDVVKVAAQHHVAVNSHEPVKDTGLRRTYPNWVSREGARGMEYNAWGTFANGPDHEPTLVYTRMLSGPMDFTPGVLSLEGAEHAPLASTLAKQLGLYLALYSPIQMAADFVENLKAHPREMEFIEHVPTDWAESHLIAGQVGDYAIFARKDRNGPEWFVGGVNDATARKVTLDFDFLDAGKTYEARIWKDGEGATYQTEARHRIAYDTQAVRKGDRIEIWLAPGGGTAMRLIPQD from the coding sequence ATGAAACCGACACGTATTCTCGCTGTGGCGGGGTTTTGCCTCGCCGCGATTTGCGCCAATGGCGCCGCAGCGCAAGAGGAGCGGCCGAGCGTGACGGCGTCATCTCCGGATGGCTCGCTGGTGCTTTCGGTCACGACCGACAACGATGCGCGCCCGACATGGTCGCTATCGCGTAAGGGCAAGCTGCTGATTGCGCCCAGCAAATTGGGCTTCGTCCTGACCGATGGCCTCAACATGGTGCGCGGCTTTTCCATTTCCGGCAGCGAGAAAGCGTCTGCCGACGACACCTGGGAGCAGCCCTGGGGGGAGCGCCGCTTCGTGCGCGACCACTACAACGAGGTCGTTGTGCGTTTCCAGCAGTCGCAAGTGCAGGGCGCGCGGCGTATGAACGTGCGCTTCCGGCTTTTCGATAACGGCATCGGCTTTCGCTACGAACTGCCCGAGCAGCCCGCGCTCAAGACCATGCGCATTGCCGAGGAGACGACCGAGTTCGACATCGTCCCCAAGGGCAAGGCCTGGTGGATTCCGGGCGGCGAATGGAATCGCTACGAACAGGTCTATCAGGAGACGCCGATCGATGCGGTTTCCACCGCGCATACGCCGATCACCATGCGGCTGGATGACGGCACGCACCTCTCGTTCCATGAAGCGGCGCTGGTCGACTATGCCGGCTACTGGTTCAAGCGCGCGAGCGGGCAGCTCTTCCGCACCGAGCTGGCGCCGGGATCGGACAGCGCGAAAGTCGTGCGTGACCTGCCTTTTGCCACGCCATGGCGAACGGTCCGCATTGCGAATGACGCTGCCGGTCTGGTCGAGAACGACCTCGAGCTCAACCTCAACGAGCCCAACAAGCTGGGCGATGTGAGCTGGTTCAAGCCGGCGCGCTATATCGGCATCTGGTGGGGCATGATCCGCGGCGACTGGAGCTGGGCGGAAGGACCTCGCCATGGTGCCACGACGAAGCGGACGAAGCAGTACATCGATTATGCTGCGCAGCATGGCTTTCGCGGCGTACTCGTCGAAGGCTGGAACAAAGGCTGGAACGGCGACTGGTTCGGCCACGGCGATGATTTCAGTTTCACCCAGCCCACGCCCGATTTCGACCTCGAGGGGCTCAGCGCCTATGCAGCCAGAAAGGGTGTGCACCTGATCGGCCACCATGAGACCGGCGGCAACATCGCCAACTACGAACCGCAGCTCGACGACGCCATGGCGCTTTACGGAAAGCTGGGCGTCGACGTGGTCAAGACCGGCTACGTCGCCGATGCCGGCGGGATCATCGCCCCCGGAAACAAGCCGGGCGAAACGAAGATGGTCTGGCACGATGGCCAGCGCATGGTGAACCACTATCTCGATGTCGTGAAAGTCGCTGCGCAGCATCACGTCGCGGTCAATTCGCATGAACCGGTGAAGGATACCGGCCTGCGACGCACTTATCCCAACTGGGTCTCGCGCGAGGGTGCGCGCGGTATGGAGTACAATGCCTGGGGGACTTTCGCCAACGGGCCGGACCATGAACCCACGCTCGTCTATACGCGCATGCTGTCCGGGCCGATGGATTTCACTCCCGGCGTGCTCAGCCTGGAGGGGGCGGAACATGCCCCCTTGGCCTCGACTCTGGCCAAGCAGCTCGGGCTCTATCTCGCGCTCTATTCACCGATCCAGATGGCGGCCGATTTCGTTGAAAACCTCAAGGCCCATCCGCGCGAGATGGAATTCATCGAACATGTGCCGACCGACTGGGCCGAAAGTCACCTGATCGCAGGCCAGGTTGGCGATTATGCGATCTTCGCCCGCAAGGATCGCAACGGGCCGGAATGGTTCGTGGGCGGCGTGAACGATGCCACCGCGCGCAAGGTCACGCTCGACTTCGACTTCCTCGATGCTGGCAAGACCTACGAGGCCAGGATCTGGAAGGACGGCGAGGGCGCAACTTACCAGACCGAGGCCCGCCACCGAATTGCCTATGACACCCAAGCGGTGCGCAAGGGCGACAGGATCGAGATCTGGCTGGCCCCGGGCGGCGGTACGGCCATGCGCCTCATCCCGCAGGATTGA
- a CDS encoding DHHA1 domain-containing protein has protein sequence MIADQWSPDLIIYHDKCADGIVAAWACWRRWGNQPAYLACNYGMSPPEVDAILGRNILIVDFSFPEEDLRAMIALGAQSIVILDHHKTAQAALEPFQVFAARPERFTPEVAASMFNDLQIGGYPPILALFDMERSGARMAWDFASRFTFTPRLVELAEQYDLWRFQPGEHSPAEALHVEIQAGEMTVERMEVLDGQLTLDDRPIERGRAILRWKDQLVQEIAARAHLRTVAGVPDVIAVECPYSLVSAVGHYLLDQHPAAPFAAMSVSGEKSVTWSLRSHDDRTDVSEVAKSMGGGGHRNAAGFRENMVDDAAALAAKVTQQGADLVYQAKMLERVRDGLLFMDELDDEGDRVYFRSTNHADHFRDLYRDLRDWDMERAVFPAEDRDLYAEMRALRAENDRLYDLIKNPPKHDYWKPGDPDCPREIKAGNGELHTLRCKVCGQDSPRDVICRAGLGDVA, from the coding sequence ATGATCGCCGACCAGTGGTCTCCTGACCTGATCATATACCACGACAAATGCGCCGATGGTATCGTCGCGGCCTGGGCATGCTGGCGCCGCTGGGGAAATCAGCCTGCCTATCTCGCGTGCAACTATGGCATGTCGCCGCCGGAGGTCGACGCCATCCTCGGCCGCAACATCCTGATCGTCGACTTCTCGTTTCCCGAGGAGGATTTGCGGGCGATGATCGCGCTAGGCGCGCAGTCGATCGTGATACTCGATCATCACAAAACAGCGCAGGCGGCGCTTGAGCCTTTCCAGGTATTTGCGGCGCGGCCCGAACGGTTCACGCCCGAAGTCGCCGCATCGATGTTCAACGACCTGCAGATCGGAGGATACCCTCCAATCCTTGCACTGTTCGACATGGAGCGCAGCGGCGCGCGCATGGCGTGGGATTTCGCCAGCCGGTTCACGTTCACGCCGCGACTCGTCGAACTCGCCGAGCAGTATGACCTCTGGCGCTTCCAGCCGGGCGAGCACTCCCCAGCCGAGGCGCTGCACGTCGAGATCCAGGCGGGCGAGATGACGGTCGAGCGCATGGAGGTGCTGGACGGACAACTCACACTCGATGATCGTCCAATCGAGCGCGGCCGGGCCATCTTGCGGTGGAAGGACCAGCTCGTGCAGGAGATCGCTGCACGTGCCCACCTGCGGACCGTGGCGGGCGTTCCGGACGTAATTGCCGTCGAGTGCCCTTACTCGCTCGTGTCGGCCGTCGGGCACTACCTCCTCGACCAGCATCCCGCCGCACCGTTCGCCGCGATGTCGGTGAGCGGAGAGAAGTCCGTCACCTGGTCTCTGCGCAGCCACGACGACCGCACCGACGTCAGCGAGGTGGCGAAGAGCATGGGCGGCGGAGGGCACCGCAACGCGGCAGGGTTCCGAGAGAACATGGTCGACGATGCTGCCGCATTGGCAGCCAAGGTCACGCAGCAGGGCGCCGATCTCGTCTATCAGGCGAAGATGCTCGAGCGCGTGCGCGACGGCCTGCTTTTCATGGACGAACTCGATGACGAAGGCGACCGCGTCTACTTCCGCAGCACCAACCACGCCGACCACTTCCGCGATCTCTACCGCGATCTACGCGATTGGGATATGGAGCGCGCTGTTTTCCCGGCCGAGGACCGTGACCTCTATGCTGAGATGCGGGCGCTGCGGGCTGAGAATGACCGGCTCTACGATCTAATCAAGAATCCGCCGAAGCACGATTACTGGAAGCCCGGCGATCCCGACTGCCCGCGCGAGATTAAGGCCGGCAACGGCGAACTTCACACGCTGCGCTGCAAGGTATGCGGGCAGGACAGTCCGCGCGATGTGATCTGCCGTGCTGGTTTGGGAGACGTGGCATGA
- a CDS encoding thermonuclease family protein gives MRLCDGERIRVENIDAPELSGSSRCSAQSRQRLAGSNNPPWCDFALGERSRDALADFLSRGPVTVSRNGTDRYGRTLATLSVNGRDAGRYLVSLGLARVWQ, from the coding sequence GTGCGCCTGTGTGATGGCGAGCGGATCCGGGTGGAGAACATCGACGCGCCGGAGCTCAGCGGGTCCTCTCGCTGCTCCGCGCAGTCACGCCAGCGCCTGGCCGGCTCGAACAATCCGCCATGGTGCGACTTCGCCCTGGGCGAGCGGTCGCGCGATGCACTGGCGGATTTCTTGTCGCGTGGTCCGGTGACCGTGTCGCGCAACGGCACCGATCGGTACGGCCGGACGCTCGCCACACTGTCAGTCAATGGCCGGGACGCTGGCCGCTATCTCGTGTCGCTGGGACTGGCGCGCGTCTGGCAATAA
- a CDS encoding N-acetylmuramidase domain-containing protein: protein MDVRALQSRLGVAADGMFGPKSRAALIARFTNTAAPAVNSADLISFASRLHCSGKQLAAVAKVESAGGGFDDRGRPKILFERHLFHRQTGGRWSPSSFSQATGGRYSEDSWGKLLLACAKDPDAAFSSCSWGKFQVLGLHWSKLGYESPFALAVSTVESEAAHYDLLSRYIEAFGLADELRALSTDPEDCRAFARRYNGPAYERFDYHKKLASAMR from the coding sequence ATGGACGTTCGCGCCCTGCAGTCGAGACTTGGCGTTGCGGCCGATGGCATGTTCGGTCCCAAGAGCCGCGCCGCGCTGATCGCACGCTTTACCAACACTGCCGCGCCGGCCGTGAACAGCGCGGATCTGATCAGCTTCGCTTCCCGGCTACACTGCTCCGGCAAGCAGCTCGCTGCCGTCGCCAAGGTTGAGAGCGCAGGCGGCGGATTCGACGATCGCGGACGGCCCAAGATCCTGTTCGAGCGCCACCTGTTCCACAGGCAGACCGGAGGCCGATGGTCGCCGTCATCCTTTAGCCAGGCTACGGGGGGCAGATATTCCGAGGACAGTTGGGGCAAACTCCTGCTCGCCTGCGCCAAAGACCCAGACGCGGCTTTTTCCTCGTGCTCGTGGGGCAAGTTCCAGGTGCTCGGCCTGCACTGGTCAAAGCTCGGCTATGAAAGCCCGTTCGCGCTGGCCGTGTCGACGGTGGAGAGCGAGGCCGCGCACTATGATTTGCTCAGCCGGTACATCGAGGCCTTCGGTCTTGCCGACGAGTTGCGTGCCTTGAGCACCGATCCCGAGGACTGCCGCGCGTTCGCCCGTCGCTACAACGGCCCGGCCTACGAGCGGTTCGACTATCACAAGAAGCTGGCGAGTGCGATGCGATGA